The following proteins are co-located in the Syngnathus scovelli strain Florida chromosome 5, RoL_Ssco_1.2, whole genome shotgun sequence genome:
- the fbxo8 gene encoding F-box only protein 8 isoform X1 yields MGQALWRLPPRQQQQLQEELVDRLADTGGARQEQGRDGGTLRRMPQHCYGPDIYHLLKTRRGGKTQNGFIDLEMLPPELGITILSYLNATDLCLAGCVWQDLGNDEYLWQGLCKSTWGHCSIYNRRLPAGFSYRRLYLQLDEGSLTFNANPQEGISYFMSKGILVDHPTEQAKFIFYTRRLNWKMLRIYLDERRDVLDELVTLHNFSNQFLPNALRDFFRHIHAPEERGEYLETLITKFSHRFCTCNPGLVRELGLSPDAVYVLCYSLILLSIDLTSPHVKNKMSKREFIRNTRRAAHNVSDDFVGHLYDNIYLIGHVAA; encoded by the exons ATGGGTCAGGCACTGTGGAGGCTGCCACCCAGACAACAACAGCAGCTTCAGGAAGAGCTTGTTGACCGACTGGCTGACACGGGAGGGGCCAGACAAGAGCAAG GGAGGGATGGCGGCACACTTCGAAGAATGCCTCAACATTGTTATGGCCCTGACATCTACCATCTATTGAAAACACGCAGAGGAG GTAAAACACAAAATGGTTTTATAGATTTGGAGATGCTCCCACCAGAGTTGGGAATAACCATATTGTCGTATCTGAATGCTACCGATCTGTGTCTGGCCGGGTGTGTATGGCAGGACCTAGGCAATGATGAATATCTGTGGCAGGG GCTCTGCAAGTCCACATGGGGTCACTGCTCCATATACAACAGAAGGCTGCCTGCTGGTTTCTCATATAGAAGACTATATCTACAACTAGATGAAGGGAGCCTTACATTCAACGCAAACCCACAGGAG GGTATCTCTTATTTCATGTCTAAAGGAATACTTGTAGATCATCCCACAGAGCAAGCTAAATTCATCTTTTACACTAGACGGCTCAACTGGAAGATGCTGAGAATTTACCTGGATGAGAG GCGTGATGTTTTGGACGAGCTAGTGACTCTTCACAACTTCAGTAACCAGTTCCTCCCCAATGCTCTGAGGGATTTCTTCAGACATATTCATGCACCAGAGGAGAGAGGAGAGTATCTGGAAACACTCATCACCAAATTTAGCCACAGGTTTTGTACCTGTAACCCTGGTCTTGTCCGGGAGCTGGGGCTCAGTCCTG ATGCTGTGTATGTGCTATGCTACAGTCTCATCCTGCTGTCCATTGATCTGACCAGTCCTCatgtcaaaaacaaaatgtcaaagaGGGAGTTCATCAGGAACACTCGTAGAGCAGCCCATAATGTCTCGGATGACTTTGTGGGCCATCTTTATGACAATATATATTTAATTGGCCATGTGGCTGCATAG
- the fbxo8 gene encoding F-box only protein 8 isoform X2, with product MPQHCYGPDIYHLLKTRRGGKTQNGFIDLEMLPPELGITILSYLNATDLCLAGCVWQDLGNDEYLWQGLCKSTWGHCSIYNRRLPAGFSYRRLYLQLDEGSLTFNANPQEGISYFMSKGILVDHPTEQAKFIFYTRRLNWKMLRIYLDERRDVLDELVTLHNFSNQFLPNALRDFFRHIHAPEERGEYLETLITKFSHRFCTCNPGLVRELGLSPDAVYVLCYSLILLSIDLTSPHVKNKMSKREFIRNTRRAAHNVSDDFVGHLYDNIYLIGHVAA from the exons ATGCCTCAACATTGTTATGGCCCTGACATCTACCATCTATTGAAAACACGCAGAGGAG GTAAAACACAAAATGGTTTTATAGATTTGGAGATGCTCCCACCAGAGTTGGGAATAACCATATTGTCGTATCTGAATGCTACCGATCTGTGTCTGGCCGGGTGTGTATGGCAGGACCTAGGCAATGATGAATATCTGTGGCAGGG GCTCTGCAAGTCCACATGGGGTCACTGCTCCATATACAACAGAAGGCTGCCTGCTGGTTTCTCATATAGAAGACTATATCTACAACTAGATGAAGGGAGCCTTACATTCAACGCAAACCCACAGGAG GGTATCTCTTATTTCATGTCTAAAGGAATACTTGTAGATCATCCCACAGAGCAAGCTAAATTCATCTTTTACACTAGACGGCTCAACTGGAAGATGCTGAGAATTTACCTGGATGAGAG GCGTGATGTTTTGGACGAGCTAGTGACTCTTCACAACTTCAGTAACCAGTTCCTCCCCAATGCTCTGAGGGATTTCTTCAGACATATTCATGCACCAGAGGAGAGAGGAGAGTATCTGGAAACACTCATCACCAAATTTAGCCACAGGTTTTGTACCTGTAACCCTGGTCTTGTCCGGGAGCTGGGGCTCAGTCCTG ATGCTGTGTATGTGCTATGCTACAGTCTCATCCTGCTGTCCATTGATCTGACCAGTCCTCatgtcaaaaacaaaatgtcaaagaGGGAGTTCATCAGGAACACTCGTAGAGCAGCCCATAATGTCTCGGATGACTTTGTGGGCCATCTTTATGACAATATATATTTAATTGGCCATGTGGCTGCATAG